Proteins from a genomic interval of Chitinophagales bacterium:
- the rpsK gene encoding 30S ribosomal protein S11, translated as MAKKRRVSKVKKRIVRVESEGKVYIKASFNNIIISFTNAAGQVISWASAGKAGFKGSKKNTPYAAQVAARDAAKKAMDSGLKRVEVLVKGPGSGREAAIREVHNMGIEVTVIRDVTPLPHNGCRPPKRRRV; from the coding sequence ATGGCAAAGAAAAGACGAGTTTCGAAAGTCAAAAAACGTATTGTCAGAGTAGAATCTGAAGGTAAGGTCTATATAAAGGCAAGCTTCAACAATATAATTATTTCATTTACCAATGCTGCAGGACAAGTTATTTCTTGGGCTTCAGCAGGTAAGGCCGGATTTAAGGGGTCTAAAAAGAATACTCCATATGCTGCTCAGGTGGCGGCAAGAGATGCTGCCAAAAAAGCTATGGATTCCGGACTAAAGCGAGTAGAAGTTTTAGTTAAAGGTCCTGGTTCTGGAAGAGAAGCTGCTATACGAGAAGTACATAACATGGGTATTGAAGTAACAGTCATCAGAGATGTGACACCACTACCACATAATGGTTGTCGACCACCTAAACGTCGTAGAGTTTAG
- the rpsD gene encoding 30S ribosomal protein S4: MARYIGPKTKISRRFGESLFGYDKSFEKKGHPPGQHGTSKRRKVVSEYGIQLKAKQKAKYTYGVLERQFRNLFEEASRKEGITGTILLQFLESRLDNIVYRMGLAPTRPAARQLVAHCHLLVNGEKCNIPSRRLKINDVIGIRAKSRELELITSSISQKGKRFSWIEWNDEKMEGRFIAIPNRDEIPENIEDQLIVELYSK, translated from the coding sequence ATGGCACGTTATATAGGTCCAAAAACTAAAATCTCACGTAGATTTGGTGAGTCATTATTTGGATATGATAAATCCTTTGAGAAAAAAGGGCATCCTCCAGGGCAACATGGAACTTCTAAAAGGCGTAAAGTTGTTTCTGAATATGGTATTCAGTTGAAGGCAAAACAAAAAGCCAAGTATACCTATGGCGTATTGGAGAGACAATTCCGTAATTTATTCGAGGAAGCTAGTAGGAAAGAAGGAATTACAGGAACAATTTTACTTCAATTCCTTGAGTCTCGATTAGACAACATTGTTTATAGAATGGGGCTAGCTCCTACTCGACCCGCCGCTCGACAACTTGTGGCACATTGTCATTTATTAGTTAATGGCGAAAAATGTAATATTCCATCACGTAGGTTGAAGATAAATGATGTTATCGGAATACGTGCTAAGTCAAGAGAATTAGAACTCATCACATCGTCTATTTCTCAAAAAGGTAAGAGATTTTCTTGGATAGAGTGGAATGACGAGAAAATGGAAGGTAGGTTTATAGCTATACCCAATAGGGATGAGATACCTGAAAATATAGAGGATCAATTAATTGTGGAGCTTTACTCGAAATAA
- the folP gene encoding dihydropteroate synthase: MHTSKNTVFETNWLINCRGKLLDLSTPKVMGVLNVTPDSFYDGGQYTQQILILKQVEKMLQEGAAIIDVGGMSSRPGADIIEVNEELKRVIPVIEAIVKEFPDTIVSVDTIRAKVVKEAIEVGASMVNDISAGDLDVDLLSTVGMLGVPYILMHIQGKPKDMQINPSYGNVVQEIVDFFIAKLEQVKQAGIKDVIIDPGFGFGKTLSQNYQILQQFDAFRLFDLPLLAGMSRKSMVCKLLKINPSNALNGTTAVNVIALQKGANILRVHDVKEAVEAVQIVEYLLEQ; the protein is encoded by the coding sequence ATGCATACTTCAAAAAATACGGTTTTTGAAACCAATTGGCTGATAAACTGCCGAGGGAAGTTATTGGATTTGAGTACACCAAAAGTAATGGGCGTACTCAATGTTACTCCTGATTCGTTCTATGATGGTGGACAATATACTCAGCAAATACTCATTTTGAAGCAGGTAGAAAAAATGCTGCAAGAAGGGGCTGCTATTATTGATGTAGGTGGGATGTCGTCAAGACCTGGTGCTGATATTATTGAAGTGAATGAGGAATTGAAGCGAGTGATTCCTGTGATTGAAGCGATTGTAAAAGAATTTCCCGATACAATTGTTTCTGTTGATACGATTCGTGCGAAAGTGGTGAAGGAAGCCATTGAAGTGGGGGCAAGTATGGTCAACGATATTTCGGCAGGTGATTTGGATGTTGATTTGCTTTCTACAGTTGGGATGTTGGGTGTTCCCTATATCTTGATGCATATTCAAGGTAAGCCTAAAGATATGCAAATCAATCCTTCATACGGAAATGTTGTGCAAGAGATAGTGGATTTTTTCATTGCTAAACTTGAGCAGGTGAAACAAGCGGGTATTAAGGATGTTATTATTGACCCTGGCTTTGGTTTTGGAAAAACGCTTTCACAGAACTATCAAATATTGCAGCAATTTGACGCTTTTCGATTATTTGACTTACCTTTATTGGCGGGAATGTCTCGCAAATCTATGGTTTGTAAACTTCTGAAAATAAATCCTTCAAATGCTCTGAATGGCACTACGGCAGTGAATGTGATTGCTTTGCAGAAAGGGGCGAATATTTTGCGGGTGCATGATGTGAAGGAGGCAGTGGAAGCGGTGCAAATTGTAGAATATCTGCTTGAACAATAA
- the recO gene encoding DNA repair protein RecO yields MLYPTKGIVLKTFKYSESSVIAKIYTSQFGIQSYMVNGVRTSNKNKQTAALLQPLTLLDMVVYYRKNRNIQRIKEMKPIYTFTSIPFHIGKSSLALFVTELLYNTLKEEEENELQFDFIFDFVQTLDSTHESIANLHLYFLLQFSGFLGFYPYNNYDNEDKKIFDLQEGSFVSKYPAHLHYLQEPLSKHLSNLLNTSLEEVHFIKIGKMQRKELLTSLLQFYQLHIEGFKSLQSVKILQEIFGF; encoded by the coding sequence ATGCTTTATCCTACCAAAGGTATTGTTTTGAAAACCTTCAAATATTCTGAATCCAGCGTTATTGCCAAGATTTATACTTCTCAATTTGGTATTCAATCTTATATGGTCAATGGGGTTAGGACGAGTAATAAGAATAAACAAACGGCTGCTTTACTTCAACCTTTGACTTTGCTGGATATGGTGGTGTATTATCGAAAAAATCGCAATATTCAGAGAATCAAGGAAATGAAGCCGATTTATACGTTTACGTCTATTCCTTTTCATATTGGTAAAAGTTCACTTGCTCTGTTTGTCACTGAATTGCTCTACAATACATTGAAGGAAGAGGAGGAGAATGAATTGCAGTTTGATTTTATTTTTGATTTTGTGCAAACTTTGGATAGCACACATGAATCTATTGCAAACTTACATCTTTATTTTTTACTACAATTCAGTGGTTTTCTTGGATTCTATCCTTATAACAATTACGACAACGAAGACAAAAAAATATTTGATTTACAAGAGGGTTCTTTTGTCAGCAAATACCCTGCACATCTTCATTACTTGCAAGAACCACTTTCCAAACACCTTTCTAATTTATTGAACACCTCTCTGGAAGAAGTACATTTTATAAAAATCGGTAAAATGCAACGCAAAGAATTGCTTACTAGTTTATTGCAGTTTTACCAATTGCACATTGAAGGCTTCAAATCATTGCAGTCTGTGAAAATTTTGCAGGAAATATTCGGTTTTTGA
- a CDS encoding DNA-directed RNA polymerase subunit alpha, with product MGLLTFHQPDKIIAQKITDNEGLFEFKPLEPGFGVTVGNSIRRVLLSSLEGYAITAIKISGVDHEFSTITGVIEDVTEIILNLKQVRFKKVIKDDDLVSEKIFVSISGEDKFKAVDIEKHTATFKITNPNLVICHMESFVNLDIELTVQKGRGYVPAEENKPKDMVHGLIPIDAIFTPIKNVRYNVENTRVEQRTDYEKLIIEIKTDGTIHPEEAIKESARILIQHLMLITDEKITFDEKPGEEDDIVDEHILHMRKLLKTPLEDLDLSVRAYNCLKAAKINTLQELVTYDTNSLIKFRNFGKKSLMEIEHLIQEKGLSFGMDLSKYKLDEE from the coding sequence ATGGGACTTTTAACATTTCATCAGCCAGATAAAATAATAGCGCAGAAAATTACAGACAATGAAGGTTTGTTTGAGTTCAAACCGTTAGAACCTGGATTTGGGGTTACGGTAGGTAATTCGATTAGACGAGTTCTTCTATCTTCTTTGGAGGGGTATGCTATCACGGCAATAAAAATAAGTGGTGTAGATCATGAATTTTCTACTATAACGGGAGTTATAGAGGATGTTACTGAGATTATATTGAATCTTAAACAGGTTCGATTTAAAAAAGTAATAAAAGATGATGATTTGGTGTCCGAAAAGATATTTGTTTCTATAAGTGGGGAAGATAAATTTAAAGCAGTTGATATTGAAAAGCATACAGCTACTTTCAAAATAACGAACCCTAACTTAGTGATATGTCATATGGAATCTTTTGTTAACTTAGACATTGAGTTGACTGTTCAAAAGGGAAGAGGATACGTTCCTGCTGAAGAAAACAAACCAAAAGACATGGTGCATGGATTAATCCCTATTGATGCCATCTTTACACCAATCAAAAATGTTCGGTACAATGTTGAAAACACACGTGTTGAACAAAGAACAGATTATGAAAAATTGATTATAGAAATCAAGACAGATGGAACAATTCATCCTGAGGAGGCTATCAAAGAATCTGCAAGAATACTTATTCAACATTTAATGTTGATTACGGATGAAAAGATTACTTTTGATGAGAAGCCTGGTGAAGAAGATGATATTGTGGATGAGCATATCCTACACATGCGTAAGTTATTAAAAACCCCATTAGAGGACTTGGATCTTTCGGTAAGAGCTTATAATTGCTTGAAAGCAGCAAAAATAAATACCTTACAGGAATTAGTAACCTACGATACCAATTCATTGATTAAGTTTAGGAATTTTGGTAAGAAGTCTTTAATGGAAATTGAACATTTAATACAAGAAAAAGGACTTTCCTTCGGGATGGATTTGAGCAAGTATAAACTTGATGAAGAATAA
- the infB gene encoding translation initiation factor IF-2, which translates to MAETKKVVRLAKVAREINVGIETITAHLLKKGFEVESKPTTKLTPEMYDVLITDFKSSIALKEKANQISLRTKRERETKKVDDLEVVKVPSSDNSSNKRNRAKETPSKIEPEIQKPIPILDKETIELPNTESISNVSEETNTSKTVDSHQKKESVTEVIPQTLIGKNDVQSNEEFKNVNSDKSVELEKQTETENKKIEAIADEKVLVVEDKKEIEKSTENIEPAKVIEADSVIEEVKETKEDRQQVAVVEKKENSSESKQEDYSIQDTSKAVKEDINTTVEKQNGASDTSLQESNVAKNEALVTKDEVQKIEGEKEQEVMVKEEKQENVISSTEIELAGPKVIGKIDLSGTNWKTRPDKKKKRKERKRRPTTTTETDKVVNRRQEETKEGEDRGIKERPKVHLKGPKVVGKIDLSSTQDKKDDSEGTTDGGDKPKRRRRKRIIKSSDRKVAIKKSDRPAVSNSTSTPSKDGPNEKTLRVKKRRKKKPQNTSFANRNNEATEVSAKEIQDKIKATMAKLSGTSKGKSNRAKLRKQKREQAAIKRDLVEDEETNILSVTEFISVNEFAKLMDVAVNKVITTCFNLGIIVSINQRLDAEVIELVADEFGFEVEFINVTEQDEEEDYFDDAPEDLESRAPVVTVMGHVDHGKTSLLDYIRNANVIAGEMGGITQHIGAYEVTTESGKEITFLDTPGHEAFTAMRARGAKVTDIAVIVIAADDDIMPQTKEAISHAQAAGVPMIFAINKVDKDTAQPEKIKQQLAAMNLLVEDWGGKYQSQEISAKFGTNVDDLLEKILLEAELLELKANPNREAIGTVLEASLDKGRGYVSNILIQNGSLNVGDTVLAGQHVGKVKAMFNERGQRVKKSVGPATPVTILGLNGAPQAGDRVKVMKSEQEAKAIATKRAQIIREQGFRASKHITLEEIGRRLKIGTFKELNLIVKGDMDGSVEALTDSLLKLSTEEIRINVIHKGVGAITESDVLLASASDAIIVGFQVRPTVNARRNAEQESIEIRTYSIIYAAIEEIKSAMEGMLEPKVEERFVCNLEVREVFKISKVGAVAGCYVTVGKINKDTRIHLLRDGIIVFTGEIETLKRYKDDVKEVLPGQDCGIRIKNFNDIKPGDVIEGFEEIEIKRTL; encoded by the coding sequence ATGGCAGAAACCAAAAAGGTAGTAAGACTGGCTAAAGTAGCAAGAGAAATTAACGTAGGGATTGAAACGATTACAGCACATCTCTTGAAAAAAGGTTTTGAAGTAGAAAGTAAACCTACTACAAAGCTAACACCGGAGATGTATGATGTCCTTATTACTGATTTTAAATCATCAATTGCGCTCAAAGAGAAAGCAAACCAAATTAGTTTACGTACTAAACGGGAAAGAGAAACGAAGAAAGTAGATGATTTAGAAGTAGTAAAAGTTCCATCATCAGATAATTCCTCTAATAAACGGAATAGAGCAAAAGAAACACCTTCTAAAATAGAACCTGAGATACAAAAGCCAATACCTATTTTGGATAAGGAGACAATAGAATTGCCAAATACGGAGTCTATTTCTAATGTTTCTGAAGAAACCAATACTTCTAAAACGGTTGATTCGCACCAAAAGAAAGAGTCGGTTACAGAAGTAATACCTCAGACTCTTATTGGTAAAAATGATGTTCAAAGCAATGAGGAGTTTAAAAATGTAAACTCAGATAAGTCTGTCGAGTTAGAAAAACAGACTGAAACGGAGAATAAGAAGATTGAAGCCATTGCAGATGAGAAGGTACTGGTAGTAGAAGATAAAAAAGAGATTGAAAAAAGTACTGAAAATATAGAACCTGCTAAAGTCATAGAGGCAGATTCTGTAATTGAAGAAGTGAAAGAGACCAAGGAAGATAGGCAGCAAGTAGCAGTTGTTGAGAAGAAAGAGAACTCTTCGGAGAGTAAACAAGAGGATTATAGTATACAAGATACTTCTAAAGCAGTAAAAGAAGATATAAACACTACTGTTGAAAAACAAAATGGAGCTTCTGATACATCGCTTCAAGAGTCCAATGTTGCGAAAAATGAAGCATTAGTGACCAAAGATGAAGTTCAAAAAATAGAGGGTGAAAAAGAGCAAGAAGTAATGGTCAAAGAGGAGAAACAAGAAAATGTGATCAGTTCTACAGAAATCGAACTTGCGGGACCAAAGGTTATTGGAAAGATAGATCTTAGTGGAACTAATTGGAAAACTCGACCGGATAAGAAAAAGAAAAGGAAGGAGAGAAAAAGAAGACCAACTACAACAACAGAAACGGATAAAGTTGTAAATAGGAGACAAGAGGAAACGAAAGAAGGTGAAGATAGAGGAATCAAAGAGAGACCAAAAGTACATCTGAAAGGGCCTAAAGTGGTAGGCAAGATTGACTTATCTTCAACACAGGATAAAAAAGATGATTCAGAAGGTACAACAGATGGAGGTGACAAACCTAAAAGAAGAAGAAGAAAAAGAATTATCAAATCTTCAGATAGGAAAGTTGCTATTAAAAAATCGGATCGACCTGCTGTAAGTAATTCCACATCTACTCCTTCTAAAGATGGGCCTAATGAAAAAACACTTAGGGTTAAAAAAAGAAGGAAAAAGAAACCTCAGAACACTAGTTTTGCTAATAGGAACAATGAAGCAACGGAAGTTTCGGCCAAAGAAATTCAGGACAAAATCAAGGCTACAATGGCCAAACTTAGCGGCACTTCCAAAGGGAAGAGCAATAGGGCTAAGCTAAGAAAACAAAAAAGAGAGCAAGCTGCTATCAAACGAGATTTGGTGGAAGATGAAGAAACCAATATCTTGAGTGTCACTGAGTTTATCTCAGTAAATGAGTTTGCCAAATTGATGGATGTGGCAGTAAACAAGGTCATCACCACTTGCTTCAATTTAGGAATTATAGTATCTATTAATCAACGTCTGGATGCAGAAGTCATTGAGTTAGTTGCTGATGAATTTGGATTTGAAGTTGAGTTTATCAACGTGACCGAACAAGATGAAGAAGAAGATTACTTCGATGATGCCCCAGAAGATTTAGAGTCACGTGCTCCTGTTGTTACAGTCATGGGACATGTGGATCACGGAAAAACATCTTTACTAGATTATATCCGAAATGCGAATGTAATTGCAGGAGAGATGGGAGGTATTACACAGCACATTGGAGCCTATGAAGTGACTACTGAAAGTGGCAAAGAAATTACATTCTTAGATACACCTGGTCACGAAGCATTTACGGCCATGCGTGCCAGAGGTGCTAAGGTGACAGATATTGCAGTAATTGTGATTGCAGCAGATGACGATATAATGCCTCAAACAAAAGAGGCTATTAGTCACGCACAAGCTGCGGGCGTACCTATGATTTTTGCTATTAATAAGGTGGATAAAGATACTGCTCAACCTGAAAAAATCAAACAGCAATTGGCTGCGATGAATTTATTGGTAGAGGATTGGGGAGGTAAATATCAATCACAAGAAATATCTGCTAAGTTTGGGACAAACGTGGATGATTTGCTTGAAAAAATACTTCTTGAAGCAGAGTTGTTAGAATTGAAGGCCAATCCAAACAGAGAAGCTATTGGAACGGTACTAGAAGCATCTCTTGATAAAGGAAGAGGATACGTTTCTAATATTTTAATACAAAATGGCTCACTAAACGTGGGGGATACAGTATTAGCAGGACAACACGTTGGTAAAGTGAAAGCTATGTTCAATGAGAGAGGACAACGAGTGAAAAAATCCGTTGGCCCAGCTACTCCTGTTACCATTCTTGGGCTGAACGGCGCACCTCAAGCAGGTGATAGAGTAAAAGTGATGAAAAGTGAGCAAGAAGCAAAAGCAATTGCTACCAAAAGAGCACAGATCATTAGAGAGCAAGGATTTAGAGCATCTAAACATATCACACTTGAAGAAATTGGCCGTCGTTTGAAGATTGGTACTTTCAAAGAATTGAATCTCATTGTAAAAGGAGATATGGATGGTTCTGTAGAAGCATTAACTGATTCATTGTTGAAACTTTCTACTGAAGAGATAAGGATAAATGTGATACACAAAGGGGTCGGTGCTATTACCGAATCCGATGTATTGTTAGCTTCTGCGTCTGATGCCATTATTGTTGGTTTCCAAGTTCGTCCGACTGTCAATGCACGTAGAAATGCAGAACAAGAAAGTATCGAGATTAGAACATACTCCATCATTTACGCTGCTATTGAAGAGATTAAGTCTGCAATGGAAGGAATGTTGGAACCAAAAGTCGAAGAGCGTTTTGTATGCAACCTCGAAGTTCGAGAAGTATTCAAAATTTCAAAAGTGGGAGCAGTTGCAGGATGCTATGTAACCGTTGGTAAAATAAACAAGGATACAAGAATTCACCTACTCAGGGATGGAATCATTGTATTTACAGGAGAAATCGAAACTTTGAAACGATACAAAGACGATGTAAAGGAAGTCTTGCCAGGGCAAGATTGTGGTATTCGAATCAAGAACTTCAATGATATCAAACCGGGCGATGTGATTGAAGGATTTGAAGAAATCGAAATAAAACGAACACTTTAA
- the nusA gene encoding transcription termination factor NusA — MAKTGRKAKNIDLVESFADFKEFKNIDRPTMMRVLDDVFRTLLRKKYGSDENFDIIVNTEKGDLEIWRRREIVNDGEVIDANKEVAFLEAIQIEEDYEIGEELYEEITLLHFGRRAILAARQTLISRILELENDELYKKYGDRVGEIVTGEVYQIWKREMLVLDDDGNELILPKNEQIGSDFYKKGDTVRSVVKKVEMRNNKPRIILSRTDNMFLAKLLELEVPEIFDGLIAVRRIAREPGDRAKVAVESFDDRVDPVGACVGMKGSRIHGIVRELRNENIDIINYTANIRLLIQRALTPAKVVHMDVDEEIKRASVYLKPDQVSLAIGKGGVNIRLASKLTKYEIDVFRDEEGENDEYDIDIEEFADEIDEWIIRVLQNIGCDTAKSVLDLSTEELLRRTDLEEETITEIRNILRSEFDEEEI, encoded by the coding sequence ATGGCGAAGACAGGGAGAAAGGCTAAAAATATTGATTTGGTTGAATCCTTTGCAGATTTTAAGGAATTTAAAAATATTGATCGTCCAACAATGATGCGTGTGTTGGATGATGTATTTAGAACATTATTGCGAAAAAAATATGGAAGTGATGAGAACTTCGATATTATCGTAAATACGGAAAAAGGAGACCTTGAAATTTGGAGAAGAAGGGAAATTGTAAATGACGGAGAAGTAATTGACGCTAATAAAGAGGTTGCTTTTTTAGAGGCTATTCAGATTGAAGAAGATTATGAGATTGGTGAGGAGCTTTACGAAGAGATTACTTTGTTGCACTTTGGAAGAAGGGCTATTCTTGCGGCTCGACAAACTTTAATATCCCGTATATTAGAACTTGAAAACGATGAATTGTACAAGAAATACGGCGATAGAGTAGGGGAAATTGTTACTGGAGAGGTATATCAAATATGGAAACGCGAAATGCTCGTGTTGGATGATGATGGTAATGAGTTAATTCTTCCTAAAAACGAACAGATTGGAAGTGATTTCTATAAGAAAGGAGATACGGTACGGTCAGTTGTGAAGAAAGTGGAGATGCGAAATAATAAACCTAGAATTATTTTGTCAAGAACTGATAATATGTTTTTGGCCAAGTTACTAGAACTGGAAGTACCTGAAATTTTTGATGGACTGATTGCTGTTCGCCGTATTGCTAGAGAACCTGGGGATAGAGCTAAAGTAGCAGTAGAATCTTTTGATGATAGGGTAGATCCTGTTGGGGCATGTGTTGGAATGAAAGGATCACGGATTCATGGTATTGTTAGGGAACTACGAAATGAAAATATTGATATAATTAATTATACAGCTAATATACGCCTACTTATTCAAAGGGCATTGACTCCTGCAAAGGTTGTTCATATGGATGTTGATGAAGAGATTAAAAGAGCATCTGTATATTTAAAACCAGACCAGGTTTCTTTAGCGATAGGTAAAGGAGGTGTAAATATTCGTTTGGCAAGCAAACTTACTAAATACGAAATTGATGTATTTAGAGATGAAGAAGGAGAAAATGATGAGTATGATATTGATATTGAGGAGTTTGCTGATGAAATTGATGAGTGGATTATCAGAGTCTTGCAGAATATTGGATGTGATACCGCTAAGAGTGTACTTGATTTGAGTACAGAGGAACTACTTAGACGAACTGACTTGGAAGAAGAAACAATCACTGAAATAAGAAATATTCTGAGATCAGAATTTGATGAAGAAGAAATTTAG
- the cdaA gene encoding diadenylate cyclase CdaA, with protein sequence MTLFLFKIGFLEIGFADILDILVLTTLFFFVYRLLKGSLAFNIFVGLLVLSLIYFIVQALEMKMMERILGQFLGAGLVLLVIIFQPEIRRFLFFLGRNTGIGDQQFWSRLIKRGRDNASDNEHLVNSIAKALQNMARAKTGALMVFTDVGEEKFFANTGVAIHADISSKLIETIFDKNAPLHDGAMVIAEGKILAAGCVLPVSENPELPPRVGMRHRAAVGITEHIEAHVFIVSEERGKISYAHRSHIRMNISDITLKELLFKALEM encoded by the coding sequence TTGACGCTTTTTTTATTTAAAATTGGATTTCTTGAAATTGGTTTTGCCGACATATTGGATATATTGGTATTGACCACTTTGTTCTTCTTTGTCTATCGGCTCTTGAAGGGTAGTCTTGCTTTCAATATTTTTGTGGGATTATTGGTGCTGTCGCTTATTTACTTTATCGTTCAGGCATTGGAGATGAAGATGATGGAGCGTATTTTAGGACAGTTTTTGGGAGCTGGGCTTGTGCTTTTGGTGATTATTTTTCAGCCAGAAATTCGGCGTTTTTTGTTCTTTTTGGGGCGCAATACGGGTATTGGGGATCAGCAATTTTGGAGTCGTTTGATAAAAAGAGGGCGTGACAATGCTTCTGATAATGAGCATTTAGTGAATTCAATAGCAAAGGCTTTGCAGAACATGGCTCGTGCTAAAACGGGGGCTTTGATGGTTTTTACGGATGTGGGTGAAGAAAAGTTTTTTGCCAATACGGGAGTAGCCATACATGCCGATATTTCGAGTAAGCTAATCGAAACTATTTTTGATAAAAATGCGCCGCTTCATGACGGGGCGATGGTGATTGCGGAGGGGAAAATTCTGGCGGCGGGTTGTGTGTTGCCTGTTTCAGAAAATCCTGAGCTTCCGCCTCGTGTGGGAATGCGTCATCGTGCGGCAGTTGGTATCACAGAACACATTGAAGCACATGTTTTTATTGTATCAGAGGAAAGGGGCAAGATATCTTATGCTCATCGAAGCCATATACGAATGAATATTTCAGATATTACGCTGAAAGAACTATTGTTCAAAGCATTGGAAATGTAA